The proteins below are encoded in one region of Micromonospora pisi:
- a CDS encoding TIGR03936 family radical SAM-associated protein: MRYAKRGPLRFTSHRDFARAFERALRRAGVPVAFSQGFTPHPKISYASAAPTGTASEAEYLEVGLQDEVDPTTLRLALDAALSPGLDVIEVVVAQGGSLADRIDASHWRIELPGVEPELARQAVEKFWASSEVLVERLTKQGRRTFDAREAVNRIDVIDQTGAPSEVVGVPCAILDLVIRQVTPSVRPDDVLSGLRVVADLEPPVPSRATRLAQGTLTAQGAIVDPLEADRDGANHR; the protein is encoded by the coding sequence ATCAGGTACGCCAAGCGAGGGCCGCTCCGGTTCACCTCGCACCGTGACTTCGCCCGGGCCTTCGAACGTGCCCTGCGCCGGGCCGGCGTACCAGTGGCCTTCTCCCAGGGATTCACCCCGCACCCCAAGATCTCGTACGCCAGCGCGGCCCCCACCGGTACGGCCAGCGAGGCGGAGTACCTGGAGGTCGGGCTACAGGACGAGGTCGACCCGACCACGCTCCGGCTCGCGCTCGACGCCGCCCTCTCACCCGGTCTGGACGTGATCGAGGTGGTGGTGGCCCAGGGCGGGAGCCTGGCCGACCGGATCGACGCGTCGCACTGGCGCATCGAGTTGCCCGGTGTCGAGCCGGAGCTGGCGCGACAGGCCGTGGAGAAGTTCTGGGCCTCTTCCGAGGTGCTGGTCGAGCGGTTGACCAAGCAGGGGCGCCGCACTTTCGACGCTCGTGAGGCAGTCAACAGGATCGATGTGATCGACCAGACTGGGGCACCTTCCGAGGTCGTGGGCGTACCGTGTGCGATACTCGACCTAGTCATACGGCAGGTCACTCCGTCCGTACGACCCGATGATGTCCTTTCCGGCCTCCGCGTGGTGGCCGACCTGGAGCCGCCGGTGCCGTCAAGGGCGACCCGGCTGGCGCAGGGCACGTTGACCGCGCAGGGGGCGATCGTGGATCCGTTGGAGGCGGACCGCGACGGGGCGAACCATCGGTGA
- a CDS encoding TIGR03960 family B12-binding radical SAM protein: MSVPTTTTGHSNSIWPQLEPLLPQVSKPIQYVGGELGAVVKEWESATVRWALMYPDAYEVGLPNQGVQILYEVLNEQPDVLAERTYAVWPDLEKLMREHRVPQFTVEAHRPVGSFDLFGISFSTELGYTNLLTAIDLAGMPMLAADRTDADPVIVAGGHAAFNPEPIADFIDAAVLGDGEEAVLEITAIVRQWKNEGSPGGRDELLLRLARTESVYVPRFYDVDYLPDGRIQRVVPNRPDVPFRVHKRTTMDLDAWPYPKKPLVPLAETVHERYAVEIFRGCTRGCRFCQAGMITRPVRERSITTVGQMVKEGLEFSGFHEVGLLSLSSADHSEIGDMCSGLAEQYAGTNVSLSLPSTRVDAFNIDLAQELSRNGRRTGLTFAPEGGSERIRKVINKMVSEEDLIRTVVTAYTNGWRQVKLYFMCGLPTETDEDVLQIARLAHEVIKAGRAATGSKDIRCTVSIGGFVPKPHTPFQWAKMETPEVIDNRLRLLKQAINSDRSLGRAIGFRYHDGEPSLIEGLLSRGDRRVGAVIRRVWEDGGRFDGWSEHFSYQRWVTAATEVLPTFGVDLGWYTTREREELEVLPWDHLDSGLDKDWLWQDWQDSMSEFEQDDCRWTPCFDCGVCPSMDTEIQIGPTGKKLLPLTPVNTGLRVPTGA, encoded by the coding sequence ATGAGCGTCCCGACGACCACCACCGGCCACAGCAACAGCATCTGGCCGCAGCTTGAGCCACTGCTGCCGCAGGTCAGCAAGCCCATCCAGTACGTGGGTGGCGAGTTGGGCGCGGTGGTCAAGGAGTGGGAGTCGGCGACCGTCCGGTGGGCGCTGATGTATCCGGACGCGTACGAGGTGGGTCTGCCCAACCAGGGCGTACAGATCCTCTACGAGGTGCTCAACGAGCAGCCCGACGTGCTCGCCGAGCGGACGTACGCGGTCTGGCCGGACCTGGAAAAGCTGATGCGCGAGCACCGGGTGCCCCAGTTCACCGTCGAGGCGCACCGCCCGGTCGGCAGTTTCGACCTCTTCGGTATCTCGTTCAGCACCGAACTCGGCTACACCAACCTGCTCACCGCGATCGACCTGGCCGGCATGCCGATGCTGGCGGCCGACCGGACCGACGCCGACCCGGTGATCGTGGCCGGCGGGCACGCCGCGTTCAACCCGGAGCCGATCGCGGACTTCATCGACGCGGCGGTGCTCGGTGACGGCGAGGAAGCCGTCCTGGAGATCACCGCGATCGTGCGGCAGTGGAAGAACGAGGGCTCGCCCGGCGGGCGGGACGAGCTGCTGCTGCGGCTGGCCCGTACGGAGAGCGTCTACGTACCCCGGTTCTACGACGTCGACTACCTGCCCGACGGCCGGATCCAGCGGGTCGTGCCGAACCGCCCGGACGTCCCGTTCCGGGTGCACAAGCGCACCACCATGGATCTCGACGCCTGGCCGTACCCGAAGAAGCCGTTGGTCCCGCTCGCCGAGACGGTGCACGAGCGGTACGCGGTGGAGATCTTCCGGGGTTGCACCCGGGGTTGCCGGTTCTGCCAGGCCGGCATGATCACCCGCCCGGTACGGGAACGTTCGATCACCACCGTCGGCCAGATGGTGAAGGAGGGGCTGGAGTTCTCCGGCTTCCACGAGGTCGGACTGCTCTCGCTCTCGTCGGCCGACCACTCGGAGATCGGCGACATGTGCTCCGGTCTGGCCGAGCAGTACGCCGGCACGAACGTCTCGCTCTCCCTGCCTTCGACCCGGGTCGACGCGTTCAACATCGACCTGGCCCAGGAACTCTCCCGTAACGGGCGGCGGACCGGGCTGACCTTCGCCCCGGAGGGTGGCTCGGAGCGGATCCGCAAGGTGATCAACAAGATGGTGTCGGAGGAGGACCTCATCCGCACCGTGGTCACCGCGTACACCAACGGCTGGCGGCAGGTGAAGCTCTACTTCATGTGCGGGCTACCCACCGAGACCGACGAGGACGTGCTGCAGATCGCCCGCCTCGCGCACGAGGTGATCAAGGCCGGGCGGGCGGCGACCGGGTCGAAGGACATTCGCTGCACCGTCTCCATCGGCGGTTTCGTACCGAAACCGCACACCCCGTTCCAGTGGGCGAAGATGGAAACCCCGGAGGTGATCGACAACCGGCTCCGGCTGCTCAAGCAGGCGATCAACTCGGACCGGTCGCTCGGCCGGGCGATCGGTTTCCGCTACCACGACGGTGAGCCGTCCCTGATCGAAGGGCTGCTCTCCCGAGGCGACCGGCGGGTCGGCGCGGTCATCCGCCGGGTCTGGGAGGACGGCGGCCGGTTCGACGGCTGGAGCGAGCACTTCTCCTACCAGCGCTGGGTGACCGCCGCCACCGAGGTACTGCCGACCTTCGGCGTCGACCTTGGCTGGTACACCACCCGCGAGCGCGAGGAACTCGAGGTGCTCCCCTGGGACCACCTCGACTCCGGCCTGGACAAGGACTGGCTCTGGCAGGACTGGCAGGACTCGATGTCCGAGTTCGAACAGGATGACTGCCGGTGGACCCCGTGTTTCGACTGCGGTGTCTGTCCCTCGATGGACACCGAGATCCAGATCGGGCCGACCGGCAAGAAGTTGCTGCCACTCACTCCGGTCAACACCGGGCTGCGGGTGCCAACCGGCGCCTGA
- a CDS encoding cryptochrome/photolyase family protein codes for MPRRWIFADQLGPHFLDDRHQPLLLIESKAVFRRRAFHRQKAHLVLSALRHRAAELGDQALHLRTETYREGLARVREPVEVNHPTSRRARDLVRSLDRVRVLPPRGFVTTTEDFTAWADERRGAMRLDDFYRYARRHHRVLLDGDEPAGGRWSLDAENRQPPPKGSERLDVPPPPMPEEDDIDAEVRHDLDRWAAEGIRFVGRDGPRLFPATRAEATTRLHHFLRHRLPKFGPYEDAMLATDPFMAHSLLSSSFNLGLLDPMDAIRGAEEAYRTGDAPLSSVEGFVRQLLGWRDFAWHLYWYFEAGHRRSDGLGARRSVPSWFADLDADSVRARCLSDVLAGVRDRGWVHHIPRLMVLGNYAIQRGWRPSELVDWFHRSFVDGHEWAMTANVVGMSQYADLGQLSTRPYAASGEYVNRMSDYCGGCPYDPKRRHGETACPYTGGYWVFLDRTRERLPSSARMVRSLRQLDRLDDLPAIKEQERKRGSQAP; via the coding sequence ATGCCGCGGCGCTGGATCTTCGCTGACCAACTCGGGCCGCACTTCCTCGACGACCGGCACCAGCCACTCCTGCTGATCGAGTCGAAAGCCGTCTTCCGCCGCCGCGCCTTCCACCGGCAGAAGGCCCACCTGGTCCTCTCCGCGCTTCGCCACCGCGCCGCCGAACTCGGCGACCAGGCTCTCCACCTACGGACCGAGACCTACCGGGAAGGGCTTGCCAGGGTCCGGGAACCGGTCGAGGTCAACCACCCGACCTCCCGGCGCGCACGTGACCTGGTCCGGTCACTGGACCGGGTCAGGGTCCTGCCGCCCCGGGGATTCGTCACCACCACCGAGGACTTCACCGCCTGGGCGGACGAACGGCGCGGTGCGATGCGGCTGGACGACTTCTACCGGTACGCACGCCGGCACCACCGGGTGCTGCTCGACGGCGACGAACCCGCCGGTGGCCGGTGGAGTCTCGACGCGGAGAACCGGCAGCCGCCACCGAAGGGTTCCGAACGGCTCGACGTACCACCGCCACCGATGCCGGAAGAGGACGACATCGACGCCGAGGTCCGGCACGACCTGGACCGCTGGGCGGCGGAGGGGATCCGCTTCGTCGGCCGGGACGGTCCCCGGCTCTTCCCCGCCACCCGCGCCGAGGCCACCACCCGGCTACACCACTTCCTGCGTCACCGGTTGCCGAAGTTCGGGCCGTACGAGGACGCGATGCTCGCCACCGACCCGTTCATGGCGCACAGCCTGCTCTCCTCCTCGTTCAACCTCGGTCTGCTCGACCCGATGGACGCGATCCGGGGCGCCGAGGAGGCGTACCGGACGGGAGACGCGCCACTGTCCAGCGTGGAGGGCTTCGTCCGGCAACTGCTCGGCTGGCGGGACTTCGCCTGGCACCTCTACTGGTACTTCGAGGCCGGCCACCGCCGATCCGACGGCCTCGGCGCGCGCCGGTCGGTGCCCTCCTGGTTCGCCGACCTGGACGCCGATTCGGTACGGGCCCGCTGCCTCTCCGACGTGCTGGCCGGGGTCCGGGATCGCGGCTGGGTGCACCACATCCCCCGGCTGATGGTGCTCGGCAACTACGCGATACAACGCGGCTGGCGGCCGTCGGAGCTGGTCGACTGGTTCCACCGCTCGTTCGTCGACGGTCACGAATGGGCGATGACGGCCAACGTGGTCGGCATGAGCCAGTACGCCGACCTGGGTCAGCTGAGCACCAGGCCGTACGCCGCCAGCGGCGAGTACGTCAACCGGATGAGCGACTACTGCGGCGGCTGCCCGTACGACCCCAAACGGCGGCACGGCGAAACCGCCTGCCCGTACACCGGCGGTTACTGGGTCTTCCTGGACCGCACCCGCGAACGTCTGCCGAGCAGCGCCCGGATGGTGCGCAGCCTGCGCCAACTCGATCGACTGGACGACCTGCCCGCGATCAAGGAACAGGAGCGCAAACGCGGGTCGCAGGCACCGTGA
- a CDS encoding lysophospholipid acyltransferase family protein, which translates to MPLLYTVGKVTVGTAMNVVWRPTVEGLENVPTTGGAIIAGNHLSVADELFLGSVVPRHIAFWAKAEYFTGTGFRGWLSRSVIGGLGAIRVERGGGRAALSAFDGAIPVLRGGDLVAIYPEGTRSPDGRLYRGRTGTARLAMAAGVPIIPVGMIGTDRVQPIGVRVPRPYVRGVTVRFGKPIDVTGRGDDRSSLREVTDELMAEIQRLTGQEYVPRYAPARNAPTADPVGE; encoded by the coding sequence GTGCCGCTGCTCTACACCGTCGGCAAAGTTACCGTCGGCACGGCGATGAACGTGGTCTGGCGGCCCACTGTCGAAGGGCTGGAGAACGTTCCCACCACCGGCGGTGCGATCATCGCCGGCAATCACCTCTCGGTCGCCGACGAGCTCTTCCTCGGTTCGGTGGTGCCCCGTCACATCGCCTTCTGGGCCAAGGCGGAGTATTTCACCGGGACCGGATTCCGGGGCTGGCTGAGCCGGTCCGTGATCGGTGGCCTCGGCGCCATCCGGGTCGAACGTGGCGGTGGGCGGGCCGCGCTCTCGGCGTTCGACGGGGCGATTCCGGTCCTGCGCGGCGGTGACCTGGTGGCGATCTACCCCGAGGGGACCCGATCGCCCGACGGTCGGCTCTACCGGGGGCGTACCGGCACGGCCCGGCTGGCGATGGCGGCCGGTGTTCCGATCATCCCGGTCGGCATGATCGGAACCGACCGGGTGCAGCCGATCGGTGTCCGGGTGCCCCGCCCGTACGTACGTGGCGTGACGGTGCGCTTCGGTAAGCCGATCGACGTCACCGGCCGGGGGGACGACCGCTCCTCGCTGCGTGAGGTCACCGACGAGCTGATGGCCGAGATCCAGCGGCTCACCGGGCAGGAGTACGTGCCGCGATACGCCCCGGCCCGCAACGCCCCCACCGCCGACCCGGTCGGGGAGTAG
- the ileS gene encoding isoleucine--tRNA ligase: MAYPKHAPDGTGVPASPDLPAVERRVLEHWTADKTFEASVEQRSAGANGSNEYVFYDGPPFANGLPHYGHLFTGYVKDVVPRYQTMRGRRVERRFGWDTHGLPAEVVAERQLGITTKAEILDLGVAKFNDVCRTSVLQYTQDWERYVTRQARWVDFGNDYKTLDVDYMESVMWAFQTLHKKGLIYEGFRVLAYCMRCETPLSNTETRMDDVYRDRHDPTLTVWFQLDPTADGQPGEKIGVWTTTPWTLPSNLALAVGPDIEYAVLERDGERYILGAARVAAYAKELEGFTQIGTVYGRDLVGRRYTPLYDFLVEAGGPNAFQVLGADFVTTEDGTGVVHLAPAFGEDDQNTCNAAGIPTIVTVDDHARFTALVPRYQGEQVFDVNKPVIRELKDRGVVLRQDTYTHSYPHCWRCDTPLIYKAVSSWFVEVTRFRDRMVELNQEINWTPGHVKDGSFGKWLANARDWSISRNRFWGSPIPVWKSDDPNYPRVDVYGSLDELERDFGVRVTDLHRPVVDDLVRPNPDDPTGKSMMRRVPEVLDCWFESGSMPFAQVHYPFENRDWFEDHYPGDFIVEYIGQTRGWFYTMHVLATALFDRPAFRNCLAHGILQGGDGRKMSKSLNNYPDVYGVFDSYGSDAMRWMLMSSPVLRGGDMPVTEVGIRDAVRQVLLPLWNVWYFFSLYANADGYEARRLTAEEEGASSAAGGLLDRYVLAKTGELVTTVQAQLDEYDISGACATVRSFLDALTNWYVRRSRDRFWSGDRRAFDTLYTVLETLCRVVAPLAPLTAEEIWRGLTGERSVHLTDWPDAAEFPADHALVAAMDDARTVCSVALSLRKAKGLRVRLPLSSLTVASSNAADLEPFADLIADEVNVKTVLFTTELAGYCEQVLTVVPRALGPRLGGQVQTVIKAVKAGDWSLVDGVPVAAGVTLQEGEYELRLVAADVEHSAPLPGGEGVVVLDTTVTAELAAEGLARDVVRVVQQARRAADLDVSDRIEVALAAGSEVVAAVEAYRDFVSAEVLADAIVLTATTGELPPDAFTGEVGEGVPVAVTVTRV; encoded by the coding sequence ATGGCGTATCCCAAGCACGCCCCCGACGGCACCGGCGTACCGGCGAGCCCCGACCTGCCCGCGGTCGAGCGCCGGGTGCTGGAGCACTGGACCGCCGACAAGACGTTCGAGGCGAGCGTCGAGCAGCGGTCGGCCGGCGCCAACGGCTCGAACGAGTACGTCTTCTACGACGGCCCGCCGTTCGCCAACGGCCTGCCGCACTACGGTCACCTCTTCACCGGCTACGTCAAGGACGTGGTGCCGCGCTACCAGACGATGCGCGGCCGGCGGGTCGAACGGCGGTTCGGCTGGGACACCCACGGCCTGCCCGCCGAGGTGGTCGCCGAGCGGCAGCTCGGCATCACCACCAAGGCCGAGATCCTCGACCTCGGAGTGGCGAAGTTCAACGACGTCTGCCGTACCTCCGTGTTGCAGTACACCCAGGATTGGGAACGGTACGTAACGCGACAGGCGCGCTGGGTCGACTTCGGGAACGACTACAAGACCCTCGACGTGGACTACATGGAAAGCGTCATGTGGGCCTTCCAGACCCTGCACAAGAAGGGTCTGATCTACGAGGGCTTCCGGGTGCTGGCGTACTGCATGCGCTGCGAGACGCCGCTGTCGAACACCGAGACCCGGATGGACGACGTCTACCGGGACCGGCACGACCCGACGCTGACCGTCTGGTTCCAGCTCGACCCGACCGCCGACGGCCAGCCCGGCGAGAAGATCGGTGTCTGGACCACCACCCCGTGGACGCTGCCGTCGAACCTGGCGCTCGCGGTCGGCCCCGACATCGAGTACGCCGTACTCGAGCGCGACGGCGAGCGGTACATCCTCGGCGCCGCCCGCGTGGCCGCGTACGCCAAGGAGCTGGAAGGGTTCACCCAGATCGGCACGGTGTACGGCCGTGACCTGGTCGGACGCCGCTACACCCCGCTCTACGACTTCCTGGTCGAGGCCGGTGGCCCGAACGCCTTCCAGGTTCTCGGCGCCGATTTTGTCACCACCGAGGACGGCACCGGCGTGGTGCACCTCGCCCCGGCCTTCGGCGAGGACGACCAGAACACCTGCAACGCCGCCGGCATCCCGACCATCGTCACCGTGGACGACCACGCCCGGTTCACCGCGCTCGTCCCCCGGTACCAGGGCGAGCAGGTCTTCGACGTGAACAAGCCGGTGATCCGCGAGCTGAAGGACCGGGGGGTGGTGCTGCGGCAGGACACGTACACCCACTCGTACCCGCACTGCTGGCGCTGCGACACCCCGCTGATCTACAAGGCCGTCTCCTCCTGGTTCGTCGAGGTGACCCGGTTCCGGGACCGGATGGTCGAACTGAACCAGGAGATCAACTGGACTCCGGGGCACGTCAAGGACGGTTCGTTCGGCAAGTGGCTGGCGAATGCCCGGGACTGGTCGATCAGCCGGAACCGCTTCTGGGGGTCGCCGATCCCGGTGTGGAAGTCCGACGACCCGAACTACCCCCGGGTCGACGTCTACGGTTCGCTCGACGAACTTGAGCGGGACTTCGGCGTACGGGTGACCGACCTGCACCGGCCGGTGGTGGACGACCTGGTCCGGCCGAACCCGGACGACCCGACCGGTAAGTCGATGATGCGTCGGGTGCCGGAGGTGCTGGACTGCTGGTTCGAGTCCGGCTCGATGCCGTTCGCCCAGGTGCACTACCCGTTCGAGAACCGCGACTGGTTCGAGGACCACTACCCGGGTGACTTCATCGTCGAGTACATCGGCCAGACCCGGGGCTGGTTCTACACCATGCACGTGCTGGCCACGGCGCTCTTCGACCGGCCCGCGTTCCGTAACTGCCTGGCGCACGGCATCCTCCAGGGCGGCGACGGCCGCAAGATGTCCAAGAGCCTGAACAACTACCCCGACGTGTACGGCGTCTTCGACAGTTACGGCTCGGACGCGATGCGCTGGATGCTCATGTCCTCGCCGGTGCTGCGCGGCGGCGACATGCCGGTGACCGAGGTCGGCATCCGGGACGCGGTACGCCAGGTGCTGCTTCCGCTCTGGAACGTCTGGTACTTCTTCTCCCTCTACGCCAACGCCGACGGTTACGAGGCGCGGCGGCTGACCGCCGAGGAGGAGGGCGCCAGCAGTGCCGCCGGTGGACTGCTGGACCGGTACGTGCTGGCCAAGACCGGTGAACTGGTCACCACGGTGCAGGCCCAGCTCGACGAGTACGACATCTCCGGGGCCTGCGCCACCGTCCGGTCGTTCCTCGACGCCCTCACCAACTGGTACGTCCGTCGTTCCCGGGACCGGTTCTGGTCCGGTGACCGTCGGGCGTTCGACACCCTCTACACGGTGCTGGAAACCCTCTGCCGGGTGGTCGCGCCGCTGGCGCCGCTGACCGCCGAGGAGATCTGGCGCGGGTTGACCGGGGAGCGCTCGGTGCACCTGACCGACTGGCCGGACGCGGCCGAGTTCCCGGCCGACCACGCCCTGGTCGCGGCGATGGACGACGCCCGTACGGTCTGCTCGGTGGCGCTGTCGCTGCGCAAGGCGAAGGGCCTGCGGGTCCGGCTGCCGCTGTCGTCGCTCACCGTCGCCAGCTCGAACGCGGCCGACCTGGAGCCGTTCGCCGACCTGATCGCCGACGAGGTCAACGTCAAGACGGTGCTCTTCACCACCGAACTCGCCGGCTACTGCGAGCAGGTGCTCACGGTGGTGCCCCGGGCGCTCGGCCCCCGCCTCGGCGGTCAGGTGCAGACGGTGATCAAGGCGGTGAAGGCGGGCGACTGGTCGCTGGTCGACGGTGTTCCGGTCGCCGCCGGGGTCACCCTCCAGGAGGGCGAGTACGAGCTGCGTCTGGTCGCCGCCGACGTCGAACACTCGGCCCCGCTGCCGGGCGGCGAGGGGGTGGTGGTGCTGGACACCACCGTCACCGCCGAACTCGCCGCCGAGGGACTCGCCCGGGACGTGGTCCGGGTGGTGCAGCAGGCCCGTCGGGCGGCTGACCTGGACGTGTCGGACCGGATCGAGGTGGCGCTCGCCGCCGGGTCGGAGGTGGTGGCGGCAGTCGAGGCGTACCGCGACTTCGTCTCCGCCGAGGTGCTCGCCGACGCGATCGTGCTCACCGCCACGACCGGCGAACTGCCGCCGGACGCTTTCACCGGCGAGGTCGGCGAGGGCGTACCGGTAGCCGTCACCGTCACCCGCGTCTGA
- a CDS encoding alkaline phosphatase D family protein yields the protein MTSLDRRTLLRAGLVSGAGLAGGALLGASGAPAAPAWRPSGRPVLTHGVQSGDATADSAVVWTRADRAGRLHVEVSRRPDFRGARQIRGPLLAPSGDFTGKVRLRDLPAGERLHYRVRVESLDRPGLLSEPLVGSLRTAPGAGRRSDLRFVWTGDIVGQGWGISSDFDGMKIFESMRKVRPDFYLCSGDTVYSDGPLAETVTLPDGRIWRNLVTPEKSKVAETLTEYRGQFAYNLLDEHLRAFAAEVPQINQWDDHEVTNNWYPGEILADDRYTEKRVDVLAARARQAFHEWLPTPGDGRLYRRLSYGPLLDVFVLDMRTYKDPNDGNTYADADRGLLGRAQREWLIRELKQSRATWKVIANDLPIGLVVPDGATAQEGVAQGDNGLPAGRELEFAEVLRAAHRGGVSGIVFVTADVHYTAAHHYDPVRAAVRDFTPFWEFVSGPAHAGAFGPNALDGTFGPKAVFVNAPPAANTSPADGFQHFGEVAIDGRSKELTVHLRDRDGRSLWSTTLAAPR from the coding sequence ATGACCTCGCTCGACCGACGTACCCTGCTGCGAGCCGGACTGGTCAGCGGCGCCGGTCTCGCCGGCGGCGCCCTGCTCGGCGCGTCCGGCGCGCCCGCCGCCCCGGCCTGGCGACCCAGCGGACGGCCCGTGCTCACCCACGGGGTGCAGAGCGGCGACGCCACCGCCGACTCGGCGGTGGTCTGGACCCGGGCGGACCGGGCCGGTCGGCTGCACGTCGAGGTCAGCCGCCGTCCCGATTTCCGGGGCGCCCGCCAGATCCGGGGGCCGCTGCTGGCGCCGTCGGGCGACTTCACCGGCAAGGTACGGCTGCGTGACCTGCCCGCCGGTGAGCGGCTGCACTACCGGGTCCGGGTCGAGAGCCTGGACCGGCCGGGCCTGCTCAGCGAACCGCTGGTCGGTTCGTTGCGCACCGCCCCGGGCGCCGGCCGCCGGTCGGACCTGCGGTTCGTCTGGACCGGTGACATCGTCGGCCAGGGCTGGGGCATCTCGTCCGACTTCGACGGCATGAAGATCTTCGAGTCGATGCGGAAGGTCCGGCCGGATTTCTACCTGTGCAGCGGCGACACCGTCTACTCCGACGGGCCCCTCGCGGAGACGGTGACGCTGCCGGACGGGCGGATCTGGCGCAACCTGGTCACCCCCGAGAAGAGCAAGGTCGCCGAGACGCTCACCGAGTACCGGGGCCAGTTCGCGTACAACCTGCTCGACGAGCACCTGCGGGCGTTCGCGGCGGAGGTGCCGCAGATCAACCAGTGGGACGACCACGAGGTGACAAACAACTGGTACCCGGGCGAGATCCTCGCCGACGACCGCTACACCGAGAAGCGGGTCGACGTGCTCGCCGCCCGGGCCCGCCAGGCGTTCCACGAGTGGCTGCCGACCCCCGGCGACGGACGGCTCTACCGGCGGCTGTCGTACGGGCCGCTGCTGGACGTGTTCGTGCTGGACATGCGGACGTACAAGGACCCGAACGACGGCAACACGTACGCCGACGCGGACCGTGGCCTGCTCGGTCGGGCGCAGCGGGAATGGTTGATCCGGGAGCTGAAGCAGTCCCGGGCGACCTGGAAGGTGATCGCCAACGATCTGCCGATCGGGCTGGTCGTACCGGACGGCGCGACCGCCCAGGAAGGGGTGGCGCAGGGCGACAACGGGCTGCCCGCCGGGCGTGAGCTGGAGTTCGCCGAGGTGCTGCGGGCCGCGCACCGGGGTGGCGTGAGCGGCATCGTCTTCGTCACCGCCGACGTGCACTACACGGCGGCCCACCACTACGACCCGGTACGCGCCGCCGTACGCGACTTCACCCCGTTCTGGGAGTTCGTCTCCGGGCCGGCGCACGCGGGTGCGTTCGGCCCGAACGCGCTGGACGGGACCTTCGGCCCGAAGGCGGTCTTCGTCAACGCCCCGCCGGCTGCCAACACCTCGCCCGCCGACGGTTTCCAGCACTTCGGCGAGGTCGCCATCGACGGCCGGTCGAAAGAGTTGACCGTGCATTTGCGTGACCGCGACGGCCGGTCCCTCTGGTCGACCACGCTCGCCGCGCCGCGCTGA
- a CDS encoding carboxymuconolactone decarboxylase family protein, producing MNMYQVAPEAYRAVMGLENYVQSNVDHTVLELVKLRASMTNGCAFCVDMHSRDALAAGESNRRLFSVAAWRESPFFSERERAALALTDAVTRLGEHGVPDEVWDEASKVWSEKELADLVMAIATINVWNRIAVTTRAQPPTEV from the coding sequence ATGAACATGTACCAGGTGGCGCCGGAGGCGTACCGGGCCGTCATGGGCCTGGAGAACTACGTGCAGAGCAACGTCGACCACACCGTCCTGGAACTGGTGAAGCTCCGGGCGTCCATGACCAACGGGTGCGCGTTCTGCGTCGACATGCACAGCAGGGACGCGTTGGCGGCCGGTGAGTCGAACCGCCGGCTCTTCTCCGTCGCCGCCTGGCGGGAGTCGCCCTTCTTCAGTGAGCGGGAACGGGCCGCCCTGGCGTTGACCGACGCGGTGACCCGGCTCGGTGAGCACGGTGTGCCGGACGAGGTCTGGGACGAGGCGAGCAAGGTCTGGTCGGAGAAGGAACTGGCCGACCTGGTGATGGCGATAGCGACCATCAACGTCTGGAACCGGATCGCGGTGACCACCCGGGCGCAGCCGCCGACCGAGGTCTGA